In Nakamurella alba, a single genomic region encodes these proteins:
- a CDS encoding SDR family oxidoreductase, whose protein sequence is MKITDLFPSDLFAGRPVFVTGGGSGINLGIARTFAALGADVGICGRRTEVLAAAAEELGAFGHGVHTAVADVRDPEALQAALDGTAEKFGPIATLVCGAAGNFIARAENLSPNGFRTVVDIDLMGTFNATRAAFAQLKQTRGSLLYISASQADQAFAFQAHVGAAKAGIDALMRNLALEWGSYGIRCNAIAPGPIEGTEGMKRLGEVAGEDAWLSMVPLGRYGRTEEVGAMAAFLASPLAEYVTGARITVDGGQNLTGSTAFNAAAAGALS, encoded by the coding sequence ATGAAGATCACCGACCTGTTCCCCTCCGACCTGTTCGCCGGCCGGCCGGTGTTCGTCACCGGTGGCGGCAGCGGCATCAACCTCGGCATCGCCCGGACCTTCGCCGCCCTCGGCGCGGACGTCGGGATCTGCGGCCGGCGGACCGAGGTGCTCGCCGCGGCGGCGGAGGAACTGGGTGCCTTCGGCCACGGGGTGCACACCGCGGTGGCCGACGTCCGGGACCCGGAGGCCTTGCAGGCCGCGCTGGACGGCACCGCCGAGAAGTTCGGGCCGATCGCCACGCTGGTCTGCGGCGCCGCCGGCAACTTCATCGCCCGCGCGGAGAACCTGTCCCCCAACGGTTTCCGCACCGTGGTGGACATCGACCTGATGGGCACCTTCAACGCCACCCGGGCCGCGTTCGCCCAGCTGAAGCAGACCCGTGGCAGCCTGCTCTACATCTCGGCGTCGCAGGCCGACCAGGCCTTCGCGTTCCAGGCGCACGTCGGCGCCGCCAAGGCGGGGATCGACGCTTTGATGCGCAATCTCGCGCTGGAGTGGGGATCGTACGGGATCCGCTGCAACGCCATCGCCCCGGGCCCGATCGAGGGCACCGAGGGGATGAAACGACTCGGCGAGGTGGCCGGCGAGGACGCCTGGCTGTCCATGGTGCCGCTGGGCCGGTACGGCCGGACCGAGGAGGTCGGGGCGATGGCGGCCTTCCTCGCCTCGCCGCTCGCCGAGTACGTCACCGGCGCCCGGATCACCGTCGACGGCGGCCAGAACCTCACCGGCTCCACGGCTTTCAACGCGGCCGCGGCGGGCGCACTGTCCTAG